The sequence ACAAGGTCAAGATCAATGAAAACGTTGACGTAAACGTGGCCTACAATCTTGAATATAGAACTCAGTACCGTCCCTTCAGAATCCACGGGGTGTTTGCTCTCAGTGAAGAAATTTATAAGGACAGCTGGTTCAAGAAACGCAAGGGAAAGGAAACCCTCACCATTTATCACGATGGCGACAGCACCAAGGTAGATAAGGATCGTTGGCAGGAATATATGGAAATGTCAACGGAGCCCTATTTGGGTTCCGAATTCCAGGAACGAATTTTCAAGCACTCCTTGAAAGGCGACGTTTCTGTGAGAAAGCTCAAATCCCTCTTCAAGGTTGGAGGAGCATGGGTTCTTCGTACAGACCACTCCAAGTTCCACAACGACAGTTTGATGAAGAAGTTTGATTTCTCCAACAAGACTTGGGGCAAGATGGGTTACTATTTCGAAGGCGCCGACTACTTTGAACAAAGTTACCCCATTTCCATAACATCTACCTTGCCTAGCCTCCAGAACAAGATTGCTGTAACGCCTCGTTTCAAGAGTTACGAACGCGACGACATGTTTGAAACCGAAGTCGCTGTTGAAGACGAAATCGAAGTACCTCTCATGAACCGCTTTATGGTTCTTGGTGCCAACGGAACATTCAGATACCTGACCACCAGTTGGAAACAAAACGGAGAAAAATCCGGTGAAGATGAAATTGACGTATTGGGCAATGTAAACCTGCTCATTAACCACACCAAGCGTTTGAACACCGAATGGTATGCTGGCGCAGCAATGTACTACCGCCCAGACAACCTGTTCAACGAATATAAGGATATCTTCGGCGGAGTTCGCGTCAATTACGCTTTCTAATGTTTTCTACATTTGAGCGTAATGTTTACCTACCGCTACAGAGAATTAGCAGTTGCACTCCGCAAAAAGGGTGAATACCGGGCAGCCCTTGCCCGGGAACTTCGCGTTCATGAAGAAGAAATTTTCAATCTCGAAGTAGAACGTTTTTCTCTGGATAGCCGTAGGAAGGGTGATCCGCACTGGTCCTACAATGTGGTTTTCGACTTGAAGCGTCAGGTTCGTGCCACAGGCAACCACGCAAAAGGCTTGATTGAATCCAAGCGTGAAAAAGAATCCCTGGAAGACGATCCCCAGCGAAGCTCTGTGCCTGTTGCTGGTCACGTTGATGTAGTTGGCGCAGGCCCCTCCGGATTGTGGGCAGCACTGCATCTTCTGCGCAAAGGTTTTTCTGTAGATCTTTACGAGCAGGGAAAGCAGGTTGAAGAACGATTCCGCGACATCCGTCGATTCTTTATGGACCGCAACTATAACGCCTACAGCAACGTCCTTTTTGGTGAAGGTGGCGCAGGCGCATTCAGTGACGGAAAACTGAACACCCGCAGCAGAAATCTTTTTTCTGACCAAGTCCTGAGGGACATGACTACCTTCGGCGTAGACGAAAGCGTAGTCACTTTCGCAAAGCCCCACATTGGTACGGACCGTTTGGTCCTGATGCTCCGTCAGCTCCGCGCAGAAATTGTACGACTGGGCGGCAAGATTCATTTCAGCACCATGCTGGAAGATATTGAAATCAAGAGCGGTCGCATTTGCGCCATCAAGTTACGCGACGTTTCCCGCCGCAACCTGGGTGAAGTTCCTTCTGCCGACTTTGCAGAAATTTGCCCCAGCCATTGGCAGCCTTGCGAAGCCTTGGTTCTTGCCGTAGGCCATTCCGCACGTGGCATTTATGAAATGCTCCATGCCCGCGGTGTCACTCTGGAAAGCAAAGCTTTTGCCATGGGCGTCCGTGTGGAACACCCTCAGATGCTCATCAATGTTCGTCAGCTGGG comes from Fibrobacter sp. and encodes:
- a CDS encoding NAD(P)-binding protein — translated: MFTYRYRELAVALRKKGEYRAALARELRVHEEEIFNLEVERFSLDSRRKGDPHWSYNVVFDLKRQVRATGNHAKGLIESKREKESLEDDPQRSSVPVAGHVDVVGAGPSGLWAALHLLRKGFSVDLYEQGKQVEERFRDIRRFFMDRNYNAYSNVLFGEGGAGAFSDGKLNTRSRNLFSDQVLRDMTTFGVDESVVTFAKPHIGTDRLVLMLRQLRAEIVRLGGKIHFSTMLEDIEIKSGRICAIKLRDVSRRNLGEVPSADFAEICPSHWQPCEALVLAVGHSARGIYEMLHARGVTLESKAFAMGVRVEHPQMLINVRQLGPNVDTKLTGAAEYFLATPTLNKTSSAYSFCMCPGGVLVPCASEPGTLATNGMSYSSRNGKIANGAIAVPITAGAEGFDIKTAGTLFGGLDLQRKIESDAYAVGGKNYAAPAQTIKNFLAKRVDKNLPKSTYPCGLVASNMWDWMDKTICKSLAEGFQNFDRKIPGFIEEGLIVAPETRTSSPLRITRNNETMESVNTKGLFVLGEGAGYTGGIVTSAADGIRLAHYAKRSKQ